A genomic segment from Microcella flavibacter encodes:
- a CDS encoding thermonuclease family protein: MRASLPLVLLGGALALLSGLQGCAGVTIGDATTAERGRATDGPGDGGGEVTAGGTGTVVSITDGDTLRLDVDGVELRVRLIGVDTPEVRDPVECFGAEATAALTALAPVGSTVGYAYDLDPQDQYGRELMYLRTADGHVINLALVEQGAGRAVLFEPNDQIWPALQQAEADARAAGLGLWGAC; encoded by the coding sequence GTGCGCGCCTCCCTCCCCCTCGTCCTCCTCGGCGGCGCCCTCGCGCTGCTCTCCGGCCTGCAGGGCTGCGCCGGGGTGACGATCGGCGACGCCACGACCGCGGAGCGCGGCCGGGCGACGGACGGCCCGGGCGACGGCGGCGGCGAGGTCACCGCGGGCGGCACCGGCACGGTCGTCTCGATCACCGACGGCGACACCCTGCGCCTCGACGTCGACGGGGTCGAGCTGCGCGTGCGCCTCATCGGCGTCGACACCCCCGAGGTGCGCGACCCCGTCGAGTGCTTCGGCGCGGAGGCCACCGCGGCCCTCACCGCTCTCGCACCCGTCGGCAGCACCGTCGGCTACGCCTACGACCTCGACCCGCAGGACCAGTACGGCCGCGAGCTCATGTACCTGCGCACCGCCGACGGGCACGTCATCAACCTCGCGCTCGTCGAGCAGGGCGCCGGCCGCGCGGTGCTGTTCGAGCCCAACGACCAGATCTGGCCCGCCCTGCAGCAGGCCGAGGCGGATGCCCGTGCCGCGGGTCTCGGCCTCTGGGGCGCCTGCTGA
- a CDS encoding Fpg/Nei family DNA glycosylase, with translation MPEGDTVHRAARRLHEALAGRTVVRCDVRVPQYATVDLSGEPVHDVVARGKHLLMRIGTTTVHSHLKMEGSWHVYRPGARWRRPAFEARMVLEVGAAPGDEQGWQAVGFALGELEIAPTAQEDDMVGYLGPDPLGPDWDRTLALARLTADPARPIGLALLDQRIIAGLGNDYRNETLFLRGVLPETPVGEVDAAAAVDLAVRLIRANRDRVERTTTGDTRRGRRLWVAHRERQPCRRCGTPVRQGTLGDTALTERMTWYCPSCQR, from the coding sequence GTGCCCGAGGGTGACACCGTCCACCGGGCCGCGCGGCGCCTGCACGAGGCGCTCGCCGGCCGCACCGTCGTGCGCTGCGACGTGCGCGTGCCGCAGTACGCGACCGTCGACCTCAGCGGCGAGCCCGTGCACGACGTCGTCGCGCGCGGCAAGCACCTGCTCATGCGCATCGGCACGACGACCGTGCACTCGCACCTCAAGATGGAGGGCTCCTGGCACGTCTACCGGCCCGGCGCCCGCTGGCGGCGCCCCGCCTTCGAGGCGCGCATGGTGCTCGAGGTCGGAGCGGCGCCCGGCGACGAGCAGGGCTGGCAGGCGGTCGGCTTCGCGCTCGGCGAGCTCGAGATCGCGCCCACCGCGCAGGAGGACGACATGGTCGGCTACCTCGGCCCCGACCCGCTCGGCCCCGACTGGGACCGCACCCTGGCCCTCGCCCGCCTCACCGCCGACCCGGCGCGCCCCATCGGGCTCGCCCTGCTCGACCAGCGCATCATCGCCGGGCTCGGCAACGACTACCGCAACGAGACGCTGTTCCTGCGCGGGGTGCTGCCCGAGACCCCGGTGGGCGAGGTGGATGCCGCTGCCGCGGTCGACCTCGCCGTCAGGCTCATCCGCGCCAACCGCGACCGCGTCGAGCGCACGACCACCGGCGACACGCGCCGAGGGCGCCGGCTCTGGGTCGCGCACCGGGAGCGGCAGCCGTGCCGCCGCTGCGGCACTCCGGTGCGGCAGGGCACCCTCGGCGACACCGCGCTCACCGAGCGGATGACCTGGTACTGCCCGAGCTGCCAGCGCTGA
- a CDS encoding Lhr family helicase: MTEPDAAAVLERFAPATREWFSGAFPAPTPAQLGAWDAISTGRHALVVAPTGSGKTLASFLWAIDRLVAEGPPEDPRQRTRVLYISPLKALGVDVERNLRSPLIGVTQTARRLGSEPPSVTVGVRSGDTPSAERRTLQTSPPDILITTPESLYLMLTSSARETLDGVRTVIVDEVHAVAGTKRGAHLALSLERLDARLAQPVQRIGLSATVRPVEEVARFLGGSTPVTIVQPPSTKTFDLRVVVPVDDMTAPPPMTDEDEGGSSSGAPATPSIWPHVEEDIVDRVLENRSTIVFANSRRLAERLTARLNEIQADRLAAARPEGEPDEAAPLLARAHHGSVSKEQRADIEDALKSGILRCVVATSSLELGIDMGAVDLVIQVEAPPSVASGLQRLGRAGHQVGEISRGVMMPKHRLDVLHATVTSERMLGGRIEQLSVPANPLDVLAQQTVAHVALESADIEEWFETVRRSAPFATLPRSAYDAVLDLLSGRYPSDRFAELRPRIVWDRVSGQLTGRPGAQRLAVTSGGTIPDRGLFGVYLAGEGVGRRVGELDEEMVYESRVGDVFALGATSWRIEEITHDRVVVTPAFGQPGKVPFWRGDGLGRPAELGRALGETTRELAAARPDARRERLQAAGLDDRAIGNLEALLAEQQGATGQLPTDSTLVVERFRDELGDWRVVLHSPYGLAVHAPWALAISSRIRERHGFDGAAIAADDGIVVRLPDTEAEPPGAELFLFDGEELAEIVTAEVGGSSVFASRFRECAARALLLPRRNPGQRSPLWQQRQRASQLLEVAREFPSFPIVLETVREVLSDVYDLPSLTELTAQIARRELRLVEVETPSPSPFARSLLFGYVAAFLYEGDSPLAERRAAALSIDPTLLAELLGRAELREVLDPAVIAQTEAELQRLAPDRRAKDAEGVVDLLRILGPLSLDELRLRTVDGADVETWLAELTRANRVLGVTLTGEQRYAGVEDAARLRDALGTPVPHGVPSAFLDPVPDPVGDLVARFARTHAPFAASEVAARFGFGVAVVVDALRRLAADRRVIEGEFRPGASGTEWVDAEVLRRLRSRSLAALRKEIEPVTAGTLARFLPAWQHVGSAAAGEPGLGAAPRGAGRDDPGAPGSGGAGARAGRSSATGSAARPAARRGGALRGIDGVLQAVEQLQGLALPASAWETLVLPSRVRDYSPAWLDELTASGELVWAGSGSLPGSDGWISLHLAGVAPLSLEDVVDEAPSERQQGILDALSGGGGFFFRQLSNAVGSTDDASLVDDLWQLVWAGRLTNDTLAPVRAMLGGPVRSSGRRAPRLRAYRGYSRPTAVMQAGPPTAAGRWSLLPERDADATRRAAHLADSMLERHGVVTRGAAQAEEVRGGFALLYKVLARMEESGSVRRGYFVDRLGAAQFATPATVDRLRTYARDPDAAPALEALVLAATDPANPYGAALPWPGRDPVGEEAAGGESADGPAAGSSAVAGSSAVAGPAGASPARTATSIATTTAPRAPRSATAHRPGRKAGSLVLLVDGHLAAYLERGGKTVLTFSDDAAVLEAAAVELAAVVRARLRSLRVERVNGESAFGTPFAEALAAAGFVATPQGLRLRV; encoded by the coding sequence ATGACCGAGCCCGACGCCGCCGCCGTGCTCGAGCGCTTCGCTCCCGCGACGCGCGAGTGGTTCTCCGGCGCGTTCCCCGCGCCGACGCCCGCGCAGCTCGGCGCCTGGGACGCGATCTCGACCGGTCGCCACGCGCTCGTCGTCGCGCCGACGGGCTCGGGCAAGACGCTCGCGAGCTTCCTCTGGGCGATCGACCGGCTCGTCGCCGAGGGCCCGCCGGAGGACCCGCGGCAGCGCACCCGCGTGCTCTACATCTCGCCGCTCAAGGCGCTCGGCGTCGACGTCGAGCGCAACCTGCGCTCGCCCCTCATCGGCGTGACCCAGACGGCCCGCCGCCTCGGCTCGGAGCCGCCGTCCGTCACCGTCGGCGTGCGCTCGGGCGACACCCCGAGCGCCGAGCGCCGCACGCTGCAGACCTCGCCGCCCGACATCCTCATCACGACGCCCGAGAGCCTGTACCTCATGCTCACCTCGAGCGCGCGCGAGACGCTCGACGGCGTGCGCACCGTCATCGTCGACGAGGTGCACGCCGTCGCCGGCACGAAGCGCGGCGCGCACCTGGCGCTGAGCCTCGAACGGCTGGATGCTCGGCTCGCGCAGCCCGTGCAGCGCATCGGCCTCTCGGCCACCGTGCGCCCGGTCGAGGAGGTCGCGCGGTTCCTCGGCGGCAGCACACCGGTCACGATCGTGCAGCCGCCCTCGACGAAGACCTTCGACCTGCGGGTCGTCGTGCCCGTCGACGACATGACGGCCCCGCCGCCCATGACGGACGAGGACGAGGGCGGCAGCAGCTCCGGCGCCCCCGCGACGCCGTCGATCTGGCCCCACGTCGAGGAGGACATCGTCGACCGGGTGCTCGAGAACCGGTCGACGATCGTGTTCGCGAACTCCCGGCGCCTCGCCGAACGGCTCACCGCGAGGCTCAACGAGATCCAGGCCGACCGGCTCGCGGCTGCGCGGCCCGAGGGCGAGCCGGACGAGGCCGCCCCCCTGCTGGCGCGCGCCCACCACGGCTCGGTGAGCAAGGAGCAGAGGGCCGATATCGAGGATGCGCTGAAGTCGGGCATCCTGCGCTGCGTCGTCGCGACGAGCAGCCTCGAGCTCGGCATCGACATGGGCGCCGTCGACCTCGTGATCCAGGTGGAGGCGCCGCCGAGCGTCGCGAGCGGGCTGCAGCGGCTCGGCCGCGCCGGCCACCAGGTGGGCGAGATCAGCCGCGGCGTGATGATGCCGAAGCACCGGCTCGACGTGCTGCACGCGACGGTGACGAGCGAGCGGATGCTCGGCGGGCGCATCGAGCAGCTGAGCGTGCCGGCGAACCCGCTCGACGTGCTCGCGCAGCAGACCGTCGCCCACGTCGCGCTCGAGAGCGCCGACATCGAGGAGTGGTTCGAGACCGTGCGCCGCAGCGCCCCCTTCGCGACCCTGCCGCGCTCGGCCTACGACGCCGTGCTCGACCTCTTGAGCGGCCGCTACCCGAGCGACCGCTTCGCCGAGCTGCGTCCGCGCATCGTGTGGGATCGCGTGAGCGGACAGCTCACCGGCCGCCCGGGCGCGCAGCGGCTCGCCGTGACGAGCGGCGGCACCATCCCCGACCGCGGGCTCTTCGGCGTCTACCTCGCGGGCGAGGGTGTCGGCCGCCGCGTCGGCGAGCTCGACGAGGAGATGGTCTACGAGTCGCGCGTCGGCGACGTCTTCGCGCTCGGCGCCACGAGCTGGCGCATCGAGGAGATCACGCACGACCGCGTCGTCGTCACCCCCGCGTTCGGGCAGCCCGGCAAGGTGCCCTTCTGGCGCGGCGACGGCCTGGGCCGCCCGGCCGAGCTCGGGCGCGCGCTCGGCGAGACGACGCGCGAGCTCGCGGCGGCGAGGCCGGATGCCCGGCGCGAGCGCCTGCAGGCCGCGGGTCTCGACGACCGCGCCATCGGCAACCTCGAGGCCCTGCTGGCGGAGCAGCAGGGCGCCACCGGCCAGCTGCCCACCGACTCGACCCTCGTCGTCGAGCGGTTCCGCGACGAGCTCGGCGACTGGCGGGTCGTGCTGCACTCGCCCTACGGGCTCGCGGTGCACGCCCCGTGGGCCCTCGCCATCTCCTCGCGCATCCGCGAGCGGCACGGCTTCGACGGCGCCGCGATCGCGGCCGACGACGGCATCGTGGTGCGGCTGCCCGACACCGAGGCCGAGCCGCCCGGCGCCGAGCTGTTCCTCTTCGACGGCGAGGAGCTCGCCGAGATCGTCACCGCCGAGGTCGGCGGCTCGTCCGTCTTCGCGAGCCGGTTCCGCGAGTGCGCGGCCCGCGCCCTGCTGCTGCCCCGCCGCAATCCCGGGCAGCGCAGCCCGCTCTGGCAGCAGCGCCAGCGCGCGAGCCAGCTGCTCGAGGTCGCGCGCGAGTTCCCGAGCTTCCCGATCGTGCTCGAGACGGTGCGCGAGGTGCTGAGCGACGTCTACGACCTGCCCTCTCTCACCGAGCTGACCGCGCAGATCGCTCGGCGCGAGCTGCGGCTCGTGGAGGTCGAGACGCCGAGCCCCTCGCCCTTCGCCCGCTCGCTGCTCTTCGGCTACGTCGCCGCCTTCCTCTACGAGGGCGACAGCCCTCTCGCCGAGCGGCGCGCCGCCGCGCTCAGCATCGACCCGACCCTCCTGGCCGAGCTGCTCGGCCGCGCCGAGCTGCGCGAGGTGCTCGACCCGGCCGTCATCGCGCAGACCGAGGCCGAGCTGCAGCGCCTCGCCCCCGATCGCCGCGCGAAGGACGCCGAGGGCGTCGTCGACCTGCTGCGCATCCTCGGCCCGCTGAGCCTCGACGAGCTGCGGCTGCGCACCGTCGACGGCGCCGACGTCGAGACCTGGCTCGCCGAGCTGACGCGCGCGAACCGCGTGCTCGGCGTCACGCTCACCGGCGAGCAGCGCTACGCCGGCGTCGAGGACGCCGCCCGCCTGCGCGACGCCCTCGGCACCCCGGTGCCGCACGGCGTGCCCTCGGCCTTCCTCGACCCCGTGCCCGACCCCGTCGGCGACCTCGTCGCCCGCTTCGCCCGCACCCACGCGCCCTTCGCCGCGAGCGAGGTCGCCGCGCGCTTCGGCTTCGGCGTCGCCGTCGTCGTCGACGCGCTGCGCCGTCTCGCCGCCGACCGCCGGGTCATCGAGGGCGAGTTCCGCCCCGGGGCGAGCGGCACCGAGTGGGTCGACGCCGAGGTGCTGCGCCGGCTGCGCTCGCGCAGCCTCGCCGCTCTGCGCAAGGAGATCGAGCCGGTCACGGCCGGCACGCTCGCCCGGTTCCTGCCCGCCTGGCAGCACGTCGGCAGCGCGGCCGCGGGCGAGCCGGGGCTCGGGGCCGCGCCGCGCGGCGCCGGTCGCGACGATCCCGGCGCTCCGGGCTCGGGCGGTGCCGGAGCGCGCGCGGGCCGCTCCTCGGCCACGGGTTCGGCCGCACGGCCCGCCGCCCGCCGCGGCGGCGCGCTGCGCGGCATCGACGGGGTGCTGCAGGCCGTCGAGCAGCTGCAGGGGCTCGCGCTGCCGGCCTCCGCGTGGGAGACGCTCGTGCTGCCGAGCCGCGTGCGCGACTACTCGCCGGCGTGGCTCGACGAGCTGACGGCCAGCGGCGAGCTCGTCTGGGCCGGGTCGGGCTCCCTGCCCGGCAGCGACGGCTGGATCAGCCTGCACCTCGCCGGGGTCGCGCCGCTGTCGCTCGAGGACGTGGTCGATGAGGCTCCGAGCGAGCGGCAGCAGGGCATCCTCGATGCGCTCTCGGGGGGCGGGGGCTTCTTCTTCCGGCAGCTGTCGAACGCCGTGGGCTCGACCGACGACGCCTCGCTCGTCGACGACCTCTGGCAGCTCGTCTGGGCGGGGCGGCTCACGAACGACACGCTCGCGCCCGTGCGCGCGATGCTCGGCGGTCCGGTGAGGTCGAGCGGGCGCCGGGCACCCCGACTCCGCGCCTACCGCGGGTACTCCCGCCCGACCGCCGTCATGCAGGCCGGCCCGCCGACGGCCGCCGGCCGCTGGTCGCTGCTGCCCGAGCGCGACGCCGACGCCACCCGGCGGGCCGCGCACCTCGCCGACAGCATGCTCGAGCGGCACGGCGTCGTCACCCGCGGCGCCGCCCAGGCCGAGGAGGTGCGCGGCGGCTTCGCGCTGCTCTACAAGGTGCTCGCCCGCATGGAGGAGTCGGGCTCGGTGCGCCGCGGCTACTTCGTCGACCGGCTGGGCGCCGCCCAGTTCGCGACGCCCGCCACGGTCGACCGGCTGCGCACCTACGCGCGCGACCCCGACGCGGCCCCCGCGCTCGAGGCGCTCGTGCTCGCCGCCACCGATCCGGCCAACCCCTACGGGGCCGCGCTGCCGTGGCCCGGGCGCGACCCGGTCGGCGAGGAGGCCGCGGGCGGCGAGAGCGCCGACGGCCCCGCCGCGGGGTCGAGCGCGGTCGCGGGGTCGAGCGCGGTCGCGGGCCCGGCCGGGGCATCCCCCGCCCGCACCGCGACGAGCATCGCGACGACCACGGCCCCGCGCGCCCCGCGCAGCGCGACGGCCCACCGACCCGGGCGCAAGGCCGGCTCGCTCGTGCTGCTCGTCGACGGCCACCTCGCCGCGTACCTCGAGCGCGGCGGCAAGACCGTGCTGACCTTCAGCGACGACGCCGCAGTGCTCGAGGCCGCCGCCGTCGAGCTCGCCGCCGTCGTGCGCGCACGGCTGCGCAGCCTGCGCGTCGAGCGCGTGAACGGCGAGAGCGCCTTCGGCACGCCCTTCGCCGAGGCGCTCGCCGCCGCCGGCTTCGTTGCCACCCCGCAGGGCCTGCGGCTGCGGGTGTGA
- a CDS encoding alpha/beta hydrolase yields the protein MSAMQLIDESAIMWSAPAAERAGRPLLVLLHGYGSHEGDLFGLAPHLPLQPVIASLRAPLREGLGYAWYALDPSLSADRADGADAAARGVLHWLDGQQATSVGLLGFSQGAAVSMQLLRHAPERFAYAVNLAGFVVPGEAPADARLAAARPPVFWGRGTRDEVIPGAFVEATQRWLPEHVELTERIYEGLGHGVSEPELADVLAFLRPFYRPSAG from the coding sequence ATGAGCGCGATGCAGCTGATCGACGAGTCCGCCATCATGTGGTCGGCGCCGGCCGCCGAGCGCGCGGGCCGCCCGCTGCTCGTGCTGCTGCACGGCTACGGCAGCCACGAGGGCGACCTCTTCGGCCTCGCCCCGCACCTGCCGCTGCAGCCCGTCATCGCGAGCCTGCGGGCGCCGCTGCGCGAGGGGCTCGGCTACGCCTGGTACGCCCTCGACCCGAGTCTCAGCGCCGACCGGGCCGACGGCGCCGACGCCGCCGCGCGCGGGGTGCTGCACTGGCTCGACGGCCAGCAGGCGACGAGCGTGGGGCTGCTCGGCTTCAGCCAGGGCGCTGCCGTGAGCATGCAGTTGCTGCGCCACGCCCCCGAGCGCTTCGCCTACGCCGTCAATCTGGCCGGCTTCGTCGTGCCGGGCGAGGCACCGGCGGATGCCCGGCTCGCGGCCGCGCGCCCGCCCGTGTTCTGGGGACGCGGCACCCGCGACGAGGTCATCCCCGGCGCGTTCGTCGAGGCGACGCAGCGCTGGCTGCCGGAGCACGTCGAGCTGACGGAGCGCATCTACGAGGGGCTCGGGCACGGCGTGAGCGAGCCGGAGCTCGCCGACGTGCTCGCCTTCCTGCGACCCTTCTACCGCCCGAGCGCCGGCTGA